TCCTTTTGCTGGATCAGACACAGTGTGCATTCCATAGGTAAATGGGGCAGGAGACTCTGGCTGCTACTTTACTAACAGAATCTTCCTTAGAAAGAAACATGTAGCTGTACTATGAAAACTGAGAATGAATACAACTGGCTGAGGGTGTTTACTTCATCAGTTTCATGAGAGACAACTTTGAGATGTTATTCTTAAGTCTCTGCTTCTGGGTGTTTCTCACTATTTCTACTAGAACCTGTGAAGCTAAGTGAAGGATACTCTCAACCATAGTCTCATCATAAAATATCCGAGTCTAAAACTTaaagtagaattctgcagtgcaTCCTGAAGTTAACATAATGATATCTGTCTCACTGAAATAGAGGATATTTGGATGTTAAATTCAATGCTACCTGCCCTGAGCTGGAGTCTGAATACACTTGTTGTGACAGTTTTGCCTTAATTCCACACACCAGATTTCACATGAAAGCACTGTACTTTAAAGAGAACTTTAAACTAAGCAGAAAAGCAAATAATTTTCTTAAGATCATGGTTATCTTACATTGGAAACTCATTTGTGGAGCCTACTTTTCCTAACCTCATTTAAGGTAAAAATGTTGAGAGGGATGATGGAATAGTATGTGTATGACAAAATCAAACCATTCAGGAATCTCCCCCAAGTATACAACTGACAACTGAAAGAATGTTTAGAGGTAGAGAATTTAATGACCATCTTgcattttaagtttatttgtaaaaaaaaattactatgtGTTTCAAAGCACAAAATTATACATTCAACAACCATAAAAATTTTGCAAACAGGATGACACATGAAATTGGGAGGCAAGAGTGGAGTTGTAAATGATTCATTTTATACACAATTGAAATCCATGCCGATATTTATTCCCAAGGATGATTTTTAAGGTTATGATGAATAGGTTGATTGTTAGATTTCTTCTCAGGGTATTTGTCAGTAGTATACAGGATAGATAGTTTTTATAGTGTACTATTAGTATGCTGTGGTATATGACTTCACTAATATTAGTttccttcaatttttaaaatcctaGGTGTTGAGAAAATAATACTAGGTTCCATAGAAAGGGAATTCAGAGGCTGGTTAAGTCTGGGGAATAGTTGATCAAAAAGGACAAAGTCAAAATTTGATAGGAAGAATATAGTCTGACTGACTACTGCACAGTGTGAAGACTGTACCTACAGAAGCATGAGATAAGCAGGAGAAATGGAAAGACAGAATTTCACCAGCCATGAATAAGAAGCAAGAGATGGGTTTATCTAATCTACTTATCTGAACCTATGCaatatcacatgcatgcacaatcaTTTGTTATcttataatgtatataatatttaCTAAAGAATGCCAGTTTcaacataaaaattaagaaaagaaataaagaatgaagaaataaaaacattgcttcagaaacactttatagaaaatacaaatacTTATCAACATATACCAtgacatattttacatttcataaatagttaataaatacataattttgaaTGATGGAGAACAAGTGACTTtacagagaggcaggagaattgctcaAAGCTGCTGAAAAATCTAGGCATGTTAATTGAGTCCACGACAAAATGAGTAAGAATTTTGAGAATGGAGAATCGGAGCAGTTAGGTGCAGTGTCCTAGTCCAAGAGAGTCCTCTCTAATTTGGATCAAGACTTACTCCTCCTCACTCAATCTCGCCAGCTAGTTGGCTGAGGAAGACAGGGCTCTCCAGATTTCTGCTCTGACCACCTCCCAGGCACAAGGGCTGTGATTCTTCTCTCTCAGGGAGACAGTGATCCTGTGGAAGTATTTCCTCACAGCCACCAGGGAGTCTTCCTGACTCAAGGGAGGTTCCTGCTCCCCCATCTGCTGCATGAGACAGGCTTGCAGATCATTGAGCTGCTGGTGGAGGCCAGTGCAGAATGTGTCTAGGAGGGTTGTCTCCCAAGCAGCAGATGAGTTCTTTGAGCTGAATAGGAACAGGACCTGCTGGGTCAGCTCCTGCAAGACAGGGATCGCTTGAGACTTCTGCATGTGCTGGACATCTACTTTCTCCAGAGGGAATGCAAagtcctttctgtccttcaggcaggagagaggggagagattcCTCATTTGTGTCAGGAGTGTCAAGGCTCTCTTGTTCCTGAGGTTATGAGTCTGAGGCAGGTCACATCCCAGAGAGCAGGTTGACCAGTAATTCATTACCACCAGGGCCATCAGGAAAGCAAAGAGCCTGGTCATTGTGGATGTTGCAGATCCTACTGGTCCTCTGGGCTGCTGGTACTCAACCTTTCCCTCTAAGTTCTCTCAAGACCATGCTATGTACATTGTCTTaaataagagaaagaacaagTGTCCATTTTCTTATTGTCCTCCCATGACTTTCCCTTgtactttttactttcttttagtCATTTTCAGCTATTGTTTATCCTTTGATCagccatttttcatttttcttccattattgCTTCCACTTTCGCTGTTCACCTCAAAAAACATTCTTTAGATTTCATTCCTACAAGAACATCCCATTGATGATAATGTAAAGGTCTAGTTTTATAACTGCTGCTACTCTAAAATGTTAAATTACAAATTAATACAGTTTAtattttcagaagttaagctttagcaagcagctaaaatgtgtacatatagctactgtttaaagaatataaggagactatatgcaatttaaattaaactgtgctaagtttcaactattttaaaaccagttacagtcagactaaaaattaaGGAATAAGGATTTACTTAGCCACCATgggcttaaggcaagtaactaaaacagacagacctctaattcTTCAGTGACCTGCAgactatgacatttaaaatgttattttaaaattttatatcagACAGACTgtcagatcctgacagtgacccaaagtctccaaagaagattatgaggtaCCCCAGTTCCTGCATCTGGATGATGAcaatgctgaccagtgagcaagatgctcaaatgtgacaccagctgcctgccaggacctggcaaagactgtggacaaaactgctggacactagaaaattgattgcaccccctttgcctagacaaaacaaggtcagtcttttccatgtccctcttccacaaagagaaaaaacctctcaccttataggcccgGTAATGATCACTGTTcattgatacttctgcctccaacgctaatggagagacttgggtatggctaactctATATGGACTGGTTCCTGccactttttaatagatttggaaactgtataaaatttacccttctcagatctctgaaagtattaatAGTTGTAAGCTTGACAGCAACAGGTACTCAGATCCACTATAGATTATAGTCGGCTtggtagctgataaagtaatgacttcctactgttcaggcacaagctcaaggactttaggtttattttggttgtcatctaattGTAAACTTAAaaggcttttcatcaggccaaagacACCTCtatccaatccatacctggctctctggacagaagaaaaatgtacatgcttcttgaacaaatctgtagtttttgctaggactcaaaattctaaatatgttcctgctgtttaaacagatatccagatatctactTTTCTGCACTGGGggtttaaataaataagttttaacttctgttccgagttgaaacatttattgaacaggtttctgcttctggcagacacaactgagtatcagttgctgactacaggctatTCCTAAGTAGTTCTGCAAGCCTTGGACATACTGTGGAGGTGATCCAgcccagctgatgtggacaccacCTGTCTCTTCAATAGAGTTCGACAACCAGTTACTTCCCCATTGCCTgaatttttgcttttgactagcatttcagccttcttgggtccctaactgcATCccgaagtcagcaggaagtagcatgagaaagaatatgtctctcattttctgtggttgaaatgctaagtcaaaataaactcccttacataggagATGCCAATAtcactcactccctgatgggAACACCAGAGaaacagcaattccatgattggaatatTCAAAAAATAGGGGAATGAAGGGAACATCTCCCCATTTCTGCAGGCATAaaagcctaacacatgcttgcctgacctgtcttggtcactaggaggtcagaatCCTGCCTCGtaacaaggagccaatcagaatttagctggtagtgctatgctttacggctctgggtgtgctttatggacaagtgcacagcaatgacatgcagagcatagcaaccaccataGGAGGGCCTATGGTCCACAACAACCTGTTGGCCTGtaaacacagggcaagtcctccaagcctggaggcacaccaatcctgagcctatgggTACCCCCTAtacattccccttacgctgccctttAAGATCTCCATCCCGTGGCTCCTCAGagccttttcccagccatccaccatggtagatggatgaaaggcccgagataacatggggttagatAATTGAACAGctacaataaaacctcttgctgtttaattaaaaaaaaagagctaattcatctgggtggtggtagctcatgtctttaatcacagcactcctgaggtagaggcaggcagatgtctgtgagtttcagaccagactagtctacaagagatagctccaggacagcctccaaaaccacagtgaaaacctgtctcaaaaaaacaaaagaaaaaaagagctcaACTATGGACCAGCCTTTCAGCATGAACTAGAGGTtaaagctagtggccagctgctttgtttccCTAATATTCCCTAATATTGAACACCAATATCTATCTCTaggtaatttatttattcatgtttcaaAAGAGGTTATACTTCTGTCTTTGCACAAATGTACAAACTCCAAGATGGATTCTGATCAAATGCATTCAAACAGGACACCCAGAGTCCACTGAACAAATGCGCGATCTGAAGAGAGCTGACAAATCAAACTGAGACATCCAAAGAGGAACAAAAAGCTTGTAACTTAGGGAGGAATCAGGACATTAATTCATCAAGCTGAGACTTTGAAGAAACAACAAGGACTGATCCCAGGATGATACCTTTGTGTTCACTGACTGTAATGCATGGTAATACTCAGCTTATTGATGCAAAATCTAAATACATTTTGTCAGGCAGGGACAGACAAGGGTggataaaagaaacacactttgataGGAGACAGGGTGATATTGTTTGGCCACACTAAGTATTGTATATAAAGATTTAGGATGAATAGGTCCCATGTTACATACATTTTTACCGAAAAATATACGCTTATAACCACAAGGGAGTGGacccagagaagaaaagaggttGGCTGAATGGACCAGAGTCCATTTTGTTCTTCTCTAATCTTAGTACTGTCTAGTCAACTGGACCAAGTACATTGCCCCAGGTGAATCACTGGTCTCTTTCTCCTCTGCAAGAGAAGATCATCTATCTTGCCATTGCCAGGGACACAGCAGGTGTTTGTGAGAGAAGGCCAGAAAGTCCTGGGACCTGCTGGGGTTCTATGCAGCATTCATCCAGGGGTTTCTCGTCAAAACTTCCTTGGGCCCTGTCCATGAGCAAAGATGGGTGAGCCTAATTACTCCAGTCTGAGAGTCTTGACTTACTAGCTAACAGAAGGAAGTTAACCAGCTGACACGTGGGACAAAGAATGGCTCCAATAGGCACCACCTCCAAAATCCATTCTCACATCAAGACACATTTCCATCACCCTTGGCACACGCCAAACTACCACCAGGAGTAGAAACCATTCAAGGAGATTTGGAATCATCATTTTATTTGGAAATGGATTTGCTGGGGCACACACAACACCAGACAACACacacccttctcattctcatctTCATAGAGGCTGCTGGAGAAGACacttcaaaatacatggatgatTATCGTGTACTGTTTTTAGTGCCAGATTGGACTCTGCTTGTGTGCTATGACTTGAGGACCCTAGCATGATGTCATATCAGCATTGATTCAGGCATGGCACTTCTCTTCTTGGGGCTTCTCTCTGCAGGCACAGTAAATGTGGCAAGGACCATTTGCAATTCTGCCCTGATGATTTCCCAGGAGCAAGGGTTGTATCACTTGCCCTCCAGATAGCCAGAGATTCGTGAGAAGTAGGTGCAGATGGCCAAGACAAAAGTAGGTAGGCAGGACAGGCTTTGCTCCCCTGTCCCCACCAAAGCTTCCAGGCCAATCACCAGAGTATTGAGAATTTGACCAAGCACCAGCTCTGGCCAGGCACGTCTGCTGGACTCTGTGGCAAAGAGGTTGAGGACCTGCCCCAGCATCTCGGAGTAGTAACAGGGggcctcttctctctgcttcccttggGTGACAGGCCCTTTCTTCCAGGGACAACTGAAATCGTTTCTGTCCTGCAGGCACAGGAGAACCAGCATGATTTTTAGCTTTCATAGGAATACTAGAGTTTCAATTCGCTGAGAGTGCATGCTCCAGAAGGCGCCCCTGTCAAGTGAGCAGGCTGTGCTGCAGCCCAGCATCAGCCCCAACAAGAGAGGGAGCACAGGCAGCTTGCCCAAGCATAATGATTCCTAAGCTGTCCAGCAGGGGATGCGCGAGAATAAAGCAAGGAAAGACCCATTCATGGCTTTTGCTTTAATAGTGCACTTCTTGACAGTGCTCTGGCCAAGGCTCCCTCTGAGTCATGTCAGCAGAGAGGCCACCACACTGGAGCCCATTTGCCGGCCTGCTCCCCACTGGGCGCGGCCAAAGCCCAAACTTGGTCTGGAACCTAGCTCCACAGGGACTTGGTTGGACAGAGGACATAttgcaaggtggtggtggtgggctgCCTGAGGTGAAATGTGCAGGCTCCATATCCCAGGGAGCCTTACTTTGTTTGGCACGGGATTTCTCTGGTCTGGTTGTGAGAGTGGTGTGTCCAGGGAGTCCCAGGCATCCAGCTCCCTCAGAGTGGAGCAGGGAGCTGGGAGCCAGATGAAAGAAGTGAGGAGCAGGGAGCAGGTAGTGGGGAGTGGGAAGCAGGGTAAGGGAACagggagaggggaacaaggagccaggagccaggaaCCAGGAGCCTGGAGCAAGGAGCCTGGAGCGCATATAGGGGAGACAGGAGTGGACTTCGGGGTGGGATAAACCAGAGCTGGTCAGGGACAGAAAGAGGGTCCCCCTTGGTCAGGGCATGCTCTGCTCCACCATGTGCAGGAGCAGCTCTGACACAGCCAAGTGGATCTTCAACCAGGAGGATGGCTCTCTTGCGGGCAGCCCCCTGTTCTCCATTGCTTAAAACCCAAAGGCACCATCCACCTTCCACCCCAAACGCATTTCCGGTCCGAGATGATCTTGCTCTGACTCAGAGTGCTTCCTTTTTGTAGCCCTGTCTCTGCTACTTGTGAGATCCTCTGTGCTTCTGGATAAAACACAAGTTACTCATGCTTCCTGGATCAGTAGTCCATGTCCTCTAGTTCTCAGCTTTTTTGGAGAAATCCTTTCACTAGTTAGCTATGGATGGTTTGCTTCATccgtgtttgttgttgtttctcttgttGCCTCGCTCTATGTATATCTATGCTCcgtctatttttaaatatttagtcgGCTGTCTCATGTTTTCAGCTGCATGATGGCAAAAGGTTCGCTCTGGGCTCCTCGTATTGGTATTAAGCTCCACCTGTGGCGCCTGATGCCTCTGGTGGAAGTCCAGAAGAACCAGAAACCAGTTTATCCCCACCAACATTGCAGGAGTTCCCAGATCCTCCTTTAGCCTCCCTCCCCCTACAAGCAGTGTTCCCCGGGGACTTCTGTCCCTCCTCTGCTTACCCTTCACTCTGAAGGCACAGACC
This DNA window, taken from Cricetulus griseus strain 17A/GY chromosome 2, alternate assembly CriGri-PICRH-1.0, whole genome shotgun sequence, encodes the following:
- the LOC100760028 gene encoding interferon alpha-12, with amino-acid sequence MTRLFAFLMALVVMNYWSTCSLGCDLPQTHNLRNKRALTLLTQMRNLSPLSCLKDRKDFAFPLEKVDVQHMQKSQAIPVLQELTQQVLFLFSSKNSSAAWETTLLDTFCTGLHQQLNDLQACLMQQMGEQEPPLSQEDSLVAVRKYFHRITVSLREKNHSPCAWEVVRAEIWRALSSSAN